A section of the Paenibacillus odorifer genome encodes:
- a CDS encoding GNAT family N-acetyltransferase, translating to MSRNKLQDRIRLANVETKHAEQFNNLLRYVFQVTNRDLQIFGWENREITQAKLPVLKYADVVGWFDGDKLISQLAVYPFQVNIFGRIYEMGGLTGVGTYPEYANLGLMNKLMLHALTKMRGRKQSISYLFPYSIPYYRRKGWEIITDKISFEVPDTQLPKTKKVPGNVERVTIEHPDIKEIYDQFSMQHHGAMLRNKLAWEEYLRWDLDEMTVGIYYNNDDLPTGYLLYWVAEEIFYIKEMVYINEEARVGLWNFISAHFSMITLVKGDIYKGEPLSFVLDDGDIKETIAPYFMARIVDVQLFIEQYPFKKQDKEGCLIFTLSDPMLEWNRGTFTLNVDKDGTGVLHAGGTNPSLLIDIPTLTTMLMGYKRPTYLARIGRIQADEATVQFLEGLIRPEHPYFSDYF from the coding sequence GTGAGTCGCAATAAGTTGCAGGATAGAATCAGGTTAGCAAATGTCGAGACTAAACATGCAGAGCAATTTAATAATTTATTACGTTATGTATTTCAAGTGACGAATCGTGATTTACAAATCTTTGGTTGGGAAAATCGTGAAATCACCCAAGCGAAGCTGCCAGTTCTAAAGTATGCTGATGTAGTCGGTTGGTTTGATGGTGATAAATTGATTTCACAGTTAGCAGTATACCCATTTCAAGTAAATATTTTTGGGCGAATTTATGAGATGGGTGGCCTGACGGGTGTTGGAACCTATCCCGAATATGCTAATTTAGGTTTAATGAATAAGCTGATGCTGCATGCATTAACTAAAATGCGGGGCCGCAAGCAATCAATTTCTTATCTATTTCCGTATTCCATTCCATATTATAGGCGGAAAGGCTGGGAGATCATTACCGATAAAATCTCATTTGAAGTTCCGGATACTCAGCTGCCGAAAACTAAAAAAGTTCCTGGGAACGTGGAGCGGGTAACTATTGAACATCCGGATATCAAGGAGATATATGATCAGTTCTCCATGCAGCATCATGGAGCTATGCTTCGAAATAAGTTGGCTTGGGAAGAATATTTACGCTGGGATCTGGATGAAATGACGGTAGGCATCTATTATAACAATGATGATTTGCCCACGGGGTATTTGTTGTATTGGGTTGCTGAGGAGATCTTTTATATCAAAGAAATGGTATATATTAACGAAGAAGCTCGGGTGGGATTATGGAACTTTATAAGTGCACATTTTTCGATGATTACTCTTGTCAAAGGGGATATTTATAAAGGGGAGCCGCTTTCCTTCGTTTTAGATGATGGTGACATCAAGGAAACCATTGCTCCTTATTTTATGGCCCGGATAGTGGATGTACAATTATTTATCGAACAGTATCCGTTTAAAAAACAGGATAAAGAGGGTTGCCTTATCTTCACCTTGAGTGATCCGATGCTGGAATGGAACCGGGGTACATTTACGCTTAATGTGGATAAAGATGGAACAGGTGTTTTGCACGCAGGAGGGACTAACCCTTCCTTGTTGATTGACATTCCGACTTTAACCACGATGTTAATGGGCTATAAGCGACCTACCTATTTGGCTAGGATCGGTCGGATCCAGGCAGATGAAGCGACAGTTCAATTCCTGGAAGGGTTAATCAGGCCAGAACATCCTTATTTCTCTGATTATTTTTAA
- a CDS encoding M23 family metallopeptidase, whose translation MNKKPKKIIHKVILNTRTVLAVGSLSLLMAACGGENADVPTTEKAEQTTNPATAAILSGFAPDELSKILLDGKYKELYARFNQPLKDEISEAELAETGKEFTKGIHTLEKASTMQLNGFDRRTWVSDAGNKGLVGMFDPDGMITLIQVQELIPSPETDNVLSKHEYALPFEGDWYVFWGGENVLVNYHYELEIQRYAYDFIQTKDNYSYKGDPLKNESYYAFGKNILAPADGTVVSVVNDIKDNEPVGVMNPNQATGNIVVIDHGGEYSHLAHLKQGSVTVKPGDKVEKGEVIGLTGNSGNTSEAHLHFQISDGADLFTSRAIRVKWEQDLKPIQGETIFAAN comes from the coding sequence ATGAACAAAAAACCTAAAAAAATCATTCATAAAGTTATTTTGAATACAAGAACTGTCTTGGCTGTAGGGTCATTGTCTTTATTAATGGCTGCCTGTGGAGGAGAGAATGCTGATGTGCCGACTACTGAAAAGGCGGAGCAGACAACAAACCCGGCCACAGCTGCCATTCTGAGCGGATTTGCTCCAGATGAACTATCAAAGATTCTACTGGACGGGAAGTATAAGGAGTTGTATGCCCGCTTTAACCAGCCTTTAAAAGATGAAATAAGTGAAGCAGAATTAGCAGAGACAGGAAAAGAATTCACTAAGGGTATCCATACATTGGAAAAGGCATCGACCATGCAGCTTAATGGATTTGATCGACGCACATGGGTTAGTGATGCTGGCAATAAGGGGCTCGTCGGGATGTTTGATCCGGATGGGATGATTACATTAATTCAAGTTCAAGAGCTTATCCCTTCTCCTGAAACCGACAATGTACTAAGTAAACATGAATACGCGCTGCCGTTTGAGGGGGATTGGTATGTGTTTTGGGGTGGCGAGAATGTGCTTGTGAATTATCATTATGAGTTAGAAATCCAGCGTTACGCTTACGATTTTATCCAAACCAAAGATAACTATTCCTATAAAGGAGACCCACTAAAAAATGAAAGCTATTATGCCTTTGGCAAAAACATTCTCGCTCCAGCGGACGGCACCGTTGTATCGGTTGTGAATGACATTAAAGACAATGAGCCAGTTGGGGTCATGAATCCGAATCAAGCTACCGGAAATATCGTTGTCATTGATCATGGCGGGGAATATAGTCATTTGGCGCATCTCAAACAAGGGTCAGTTACTGTAAAACCGGGGGATAAAGTCGAAAAAGGGGAGGTTATTGGCTTAACAGGTAATTCTGGTAATACGAGCGAGGCCCATCTACACTTCCAAATCTCAGATGGAGCTGATCTATTCACTTCCCGGGCAATCAGAGTTAAATGGGAGCAAGATTTAAAACCAATTCAAGGCGAGACTATTTTCGCCGCTAATTAG
- a CDS encoding response regulator transcription factor, producing MNEASILLVDDEVSLLDIMETVLRKEGYVNIDTVQTGEEAVSACESKKYDLIVLDVMLPGRSGIEICPFIRQTTDAPILFLTARTSDFDKLTGFAIGGDDYITKPFNPLEVVARIRAQLRRYFASANQQATGKSVEIVPHKSANVYDYGRFKLDETAGELLVEGQSVACPALVFQLLVFLCKHPNQIFSKSELYEKVWGDEALSDDNTVMVHIHRIRERIEADPSDPKFIVNVRGLGYKLVKVDRQELSMP from the coding sequence ATGAATGAGGCTTCAATTTTATTGGTTGATGATGAGGTATCACTTTTAGACATTATGGAGACAGTGCTGCGTAAGGAAGGCTACGTCAATATAGATACAGTGCAAACAGGTGAAGAAGCAGTAAGTGCCTGTGAATCCAAAAAATATGATTTAATTGTGCTGGATGTAATGCTGCCCGGACGAAGTGGCATCGAAATCTGCCCTTTTATCCGGCAGACGACGGATGCTCCTATTCTTTTTCTGACTGCTCGGACGTCTGATTTCGATAAATTAACGGGCTTTGCTATAGGTGGAGATGATTATATCACCAAGCCCTTTAACCCGCTTGAAGTGGTGGCTCGTATAAGAGCACAGCTGCGGAGATATTTTGCTTCTGCTAACCAACAGGCTACTGGCAAGAGTGTAGAAATAGTCCCCCATAAATCTGCAAATGTATATGATTACGGAAGGTTTAAGCTAGATGAGACAGCGGGAGAACTCCTGGTAGAGGGTCAGTCTGTTGCTTGTCCGGCACTTGTATTTCAACTGCTGGTCTTCCTATGCAAACATCCCAATCAGATTTTCAGCAAAAGTGAGTTATATGAGAAAGTATGGGGCGATGAAGCACTGAGTGATGATAATACGGTCATGGTTCATATTCATCGAATTAGAGAACGCATCGAAGCAGACCCGTCCGATCCAAAATTTATTGTTAACGTTAGGGGCCTTGGTTATAAGCTGGTGAAGGTAGACCGCCAGGAGTTGTCCATGCCATGA
- a CDS encoding sensor histidine kinase has translation MNIKRRLTLRFVLQLAITGMVVLAIAAVTFTWMLLRFLDISITRDFANVGLEQLVESSKIDEKGIQFSPSLLEQVKKNKGWLQNIDENGKVESAYNTPKDVPIQYGPGEVVAYWTGTQPFPYTLAVWIQEKNGRQFTLLYGAPNILDPLLKKMSEGTFDAVDGDLVLPDSIEREIKSSQAFVQLIDSSGTELLSYNRPKMIPTKYSVPELALRTLYSERYGYHVRSSFDKQTGQTWIVGQPNVKGADIGQKVWVPEEVKIVIKGSLAMLAALLLAFILLSLWQAHRFGAPMLHMLVWLDSIGNAIYTEPMDRKGNRRSRTHVGKWRRRYRVFSDVMVSIEKLSANLQRDQALRQQTENLREEWIAGVTHDLKTPLSSITGYAHLLAEPSYDWSKEEVRKFTRTMLDKSAHMDMLISDLAMTYRLKTGIKPPELMEVELNFWLHQALDQAAANPEYGKQRIIFVPAPNEVRARLYTPWLERVVNNLTANALLHNPSDTILTVSLTMNDEDSGFTIQFSDDGDGMDEVTLNRLFERYYRGTDTVSSSNGSGLGMAISKGLIECMEGRIAVESSPGQGTIIKLIWS, from the coding sequence ATGAATATCAAACGCCGGTTAACGTTAAGGTTCGTTCTACAGCTAGCTATTACGGGAATGGTTGTTCTCGCTATTGCAGCAGTAACGTTTACTTGGATGCTGTTGCGTTTTCTCGATATCAGTATTACGCGTGATTTTGCTAATGTTGGCTTAGAGCAACTGGTTGAATCCTCCAAAATTGATGAGAAGGGCATTCAATTTTCCCCGAGCTTGCTGGAGCAAGTGAAGAAGAATAAGGGCTGGCTGCAAAACATCGATGAAAATGGAAAAGTTGAAAGTGCCTACAACACTCCAAAAGATGTCCCAATTCAATATGGACCGGGTGAAGTAGTCGCCTATTGGACAGGGACTCAGCCTTTTCCGTATACTCTGGCTGTATGGATTCAAGAGAAAAATGGGAGACAATTCACGCTTCTTTATGGCGCGCCAAATATACTAGATCCTCTGTTAAAAAAAATGAGCGAAGGTACATTTGATGCAGTAGATGGAGATCTGGTTCTGCCTGATTCGATTGAAAGAGAAATTAAATCATCACAGGCTTTTGTTCAACTCATTGATTCATCGGGTACGGAGCTGCTCTCCTATAATAGGCCAAAGATGATTCCCACCAAGTACTCAGTGCCAGAGCTAGCACTACGCACTCTCTACAGTGAACGTTACGGCTATCATGTCCGATCTTCTTTTGATAAACAAACCGGCCAAACATGGATCGTTGGACAACCAAACGTAAAGGGAGCAGATATAGGCCAAAAGGTATGGGTACCTGAAGAGGTTAAAATTGTTATTAAAGGCTCATTAGCAATGCTCGCGGCTTTATTGCTTGCATTTATATTGCTTTCTTTATGGCAAGCTCATAGGTTTGGAGCGCCAATGCTGCATATGCTTGTATGGCTCGATTCCATTGGAAATGCCATATATACAGAGCCTATGGACCGTAAAGGAAATCGTCGTAGTCGAACACACGTAGGTAAATGGAGACGGAGATACCGGGTTTTTTCTGATGTTATGGTATCCATAGAGAAATTATCTGCTAATTTGCAGAGAGATCAAGCGTTGCGGCAACAAACAGAGAATTTGAGGGAAGAATGGATCGCAGGTGTTACACATGATTTAAAAACTCCTTTATCTTCTATAACTGGTTATGCCCATTTACTGGCGGAGCCTTCGTATGATTGGTCGAAAGAGGAAGTTCGCAAGTTTACAAGGACTATGCTGGATAAATCAGCCCATATGGACATGCTTATTAGTGATCTTGCCATGACCTATCGGCTAAAAACAGGGATCAAGCCACCAGAGCTGATGGAGGTGGAATTGAACTTTTGGCTACATCAAGCCCTTGATCAAGCTGCTGCAAATCCCGAATACGGGAAGCAACGAATTATATTTGTGCCGGCACCAAACGAAGTGAGAGCTCGATTGTATACTCCATGGCTAGAGCGGGTGGTCAACAATTTGACTGCGAATGCTTTACTTCATAACCCCTCAGATACGATTTTAACGGTTTCGCTTACTATGAATGATGAGGACAGTGGATTTACTATTCAATTTTCCGATGATGGCGATGGAATGGATGAAGTCACACTTAACCGTCTATTTGAACGTTATTATCGAGGAACGGACACCGTATCTAGCTCCAACGGATCCGGCCTTGGCATGGCGATCTCCAAGGGATTAATCGAATGTATGGAGGGCAGGATTGCTGTTGAGAGTAGCCCTGGACAAGGGACCATTATTAAGTTGATATGGAGCTGA
- a CDS encoding SDR family oxidoreductase, translated as MKIAITGATGQFGSLVIEALLKTVPAGDLVVSVRNPEKASDLQARGVEVRHGDFDQPETLESAFAGVDRLLIVSADGDNETRIRQHKAAVVAAEKAGVGFIAYTSVGQADKSELFLAEVHRITEEAIRATGIPYSFLRNNWYLENEIGSIQGALAGAPWVTSAGNGKVGWATRGDYAEAAANVLTGDGHENTVYELSGKPLTQEELTEIIGTVIGKEIKVIQVDDEAYAKTMSEVGVPEAALPIVVAIQRGIREGWLNIESSELEKLLKRSATPLADVIRVMVGNLQA; from the coding sequence ATGAAAATAGCAATAACAGGAGCAACAGGTCAATTCGGATCATTGGTGATAGAAGCTTTACTTAAAACTGTACCCGCAGGTGATCTTGTAGTTAGTGTGCGGAACCCAGAAAAAGCAAGTGATCTTCAGGCGCGTGGAGTAGAAGTCCGTCATGGTGATTTTGATCAACCTGAGACGCTGGAATCAGCATTTGCCGGTGTGGATCGACTATTAATTGTATCCGCAGATGGTGATAATGAAACCCGGATTCGTCAACATAAAGCAGCTGTTGTTGCTGCGGAAAAAGCAGGCGTTGGCTTCATTGCCTACACAAGTGTAGGACAAGCAGACAAGAGTGAACTATTTCTTGCTGAAGTTCACCGCATCACCGAAGAAGCTATTCGCGCAACAGGCATTCCTTACAGCTTCCTCCGTAATAACTGGTATTTGGAGAATGAGATCGGCTCCATTCAAGGCGCTCTAGCAGGTGCCCCATGGGTGACTTCAGCAGGGAACGGTAAAGTTGGCTGGGCTACACGCGGAGATTATGCAGAAGCTGCAGCTAATGTACTGACAGGTGACGGACATGAGAACACAGTGTATGAATTGTCTGGCAAACCTTTAACACAAGAGGAATTGACTGAGATCATAGGCACTGTAATCGGTAAAGAAATCAAAGTAATCCAGGTTGACGACGAGGCTTATGCCAAGACCATGTCGGAGGTGGGTGTCCCAGAAGCTGCGCTTCCAATAGTTGTAGCTATACAACGTGGTATTCGTGAAGGTTGGCTTAATATTGAAAGTAGCGAATTAGAGAAACTGCTGAAACGTTCAGCTACTCCTCTTGCGGATGTCATTCGTGTTATGGTCGGTAATTTACAAGCATAA
- a CDS encoding CueP family metal-binding protein, with translation MKRNILLVSGAAVVALGAYLLLGGIDKDTPSAQDTTDIKQLVQEYSSSSMENLSASITSEQLIVTDSNNKEKTYDLPKDEFFVSIAPYVENTHPCATHSLTGCQGELTDDEFKVYIEDSEGNVIVDKEMKSLSNGFIDLWLPRDKKYNVTIEQDGKAAKSELSTFKSDNTCVTTMQLAESI, from the coding sequence ATGAAAAGAAATATCTTGCTGGTATCTGGAGCGGCGGTTGTTGCATTAGGTGCGTATTTGTTATTGGGAGGTATCGACAAGGATACGCCCTCAGCACAAGATACAACCGACATTAAGCAATTAGTGCAAGAATATAGTTCAAGCAGTATGGAAAACCTGTCCGCTTCTATCACTTCTGAGCAACTTATTGTAACCGATAGTAACAATAAAGAGAAAACTTACGACTTGCCTAAAGATGAGTTTTTTGTTTCTATAGCTCCATATGTGGAGAATACGCATCCTTGCGCTACACATAGCTTGACCGGCTGCCAAGGGGAATTAACGGATGATGAGTTTAAAGTATATATCGAAGACAGCGAAGGCAATGTGATTGTGGATAAAGAAATGAAATCGCTATCTAACGGATTTATTGATCTTTGGTTGCCCCGGGACAAAAAATATAACGTAACCATTGAGCAGGACGGAAAAGCAGCAAAATCTGAACTTTCCACTTTTAAGAGTGATAATACATGTGTTACCACTATGCAATTGGCAGAAAGTATCTAA
- a CDS encoding DinB family protein, whose amino-acid sequence MVKELIIGDVLQELAGTRRILEKLPQEHMTWKPHSKSMSLGGLATHLVNLLSWQSAILLYSEFDLATVAYRREALESPDAILQEFDLKAREIEELITASNVEMLGAEWTLRNGEQIIRRQTRAAALRTIGLNHMVHHRAQLGVYLRLLDVPVPGLYGPSADELELANGEV is encoded by the coding sequence ATGGTTAAAGAGCTGATCATTGGGGATGTTTTGCAGGAGTTGGCTGGTACGCGTCGGATACTGGAGAAGCTGCCTCAGGAGCATATGACATGGAAACCACACTCTAAGTCAATGAGCCTGGGTGGGCTGGCCACACATCTTGTTAACCTTCTGAGCTGGCAATCCGCAATTCTTCTTTACTCGGAGTTTGATTTGGCAACCGTGGCATACCGACGAGAAGCACTGGAGAGTCCCGATGCGATTCTACAAGAGTTCGACCTGAAAGCTCGTGAGATAGAGGAATTAATTACTGCAAGCAATGTGGAGATGCTCGGCGCCGAGTGGACCTTGCGGAACGGGGAGCAGATCATCCGTCGTCAGACCCGGGCTGCTGCGCTTCGTACCATCGGATTGAATCACATGGTTCACCACCGGGCACAGCTTGGAGTATATTTGCGGCTGCTTGACGTGCCGGTACCTGGTCTTTATGGACCCTCGGCTGATGAATTAGAATTAGCAAACGGGGAAGTTTGA